A single genomic interval of Streptomyces showdoensis harbors:
- a CDS encoding type VI secretion protein produces MTAPTDLPAAWPGTPATALPGYGLFWGLAIGEAMILAVLTVFTLGTLARWKAVRANRRAGGYEQTTTAGRGPGPERGREVSGRGGARNERSEVKVAVRTPPSPAEVPDPADPRPTPDPRPTPDPRPTPDPQPQAVPAPRTDTTTPRLVYAPAATRRPTAAQAVRDAEGAVLVVTSDPTLWTETKDARGKLGPVLVYDPGHLCDTPARLHWNPAEGCEDPAVAGERAAALLAPVRPQARLDAALADTAETLLRGWLHAAAIDGRPFKQVHRWAQGTDAHDPVRILRTHPKASSGQAGLLESALTAHPERRQAAQELTARTLSALSSIHIREACTANRTDSLTLASFVAEQGTLYVVGEPIEDPRTHPGAMPLLTALVASVVEHGRRMAARSSDGRLDPPLSLVLDDIAAVAPLPRLPELLADGAAQGLPTLALMRSREQARSRWPDPLPTATA; encoded by the coding sequence ATGACCGCCCCCACCGACCTCCCCGCCGCCTGGCCCGGCACCCCGGCCACCGCCCTCCCGGGCTACGGCCTGTTCTGGGGCCTGGCCATCGGCGAGGCGATGATCCTGGCCGTCCTCACCGTCTTCACCCTCGGCACCCTCGCCCGCTGGAAGGCGGTCCGCGCGAACCGCAGGGCGGGCGGGTACGAGCAGACGACGACGGCGGGAAGGGGTCCGGGGCCGGAGCGGGGGAGGGAGGTGTCCGGACGTGGCGGCGCCCGTAACGAGCGAAGCGAAGTGAAGGTCGCAGTCCGGACACCTCCCTCCCCCGCGGAGGTCCCGGACCCCGCGGACCCCCGTCCCACCCCGGACCCCCGTCCCACCCCGGACCCCCGTCCCACCCCGGACCCTCAGCCTCAGGCGGTCCCGGCGCCCCGTACGGACACCACCACCCCGCGCCTCGTCTACGCCCCCGCCGCCACCCGCCGCCCCACCGCCGCCCAAGCCGTACGCGACGCCGAGGGCGCCGTCCTCGTCGTCACCTCCGACCCCACCCTGTGGACGGAGACCAAGGACGCCCGCGGCAAGCTGGGCCCCGTCCTCGTCTACGACCCCGGCCACCTCTGCGACACCCCGGCCCGCCTCCACTGGAACCCGGCCGAAGGCTGCGAGGACCCGGCCGTGGCAGGGGAGCGGGCGGCCGCGCTGCTCGCCCCCGTCCGCCCCCAGGCCCGCCTGGACGCGGCCCTCGCCGACACCGCGGAAACGCTCCTGCGCGGCTGGCTGCACGCCGCCGCGATCGACGGCCGCCCGTTCAAGCAGGTCCACCGCTGGGCCCAGGGCACCGACGCCCACGACCCGGTCCGGATCCTCCGCACCCACCCCAAGGCGAGCTCCGGCCAGGCCGGCCTCCTGGAATCCGCCCTCACGGCCCACCCCGAACGCCGCCAGGCGGCCCAGGAACTGACGGCCCGTACCCTCTCCGCGCTCTCCTCGATCCACATCAGAGAGGCCTGCACGGCGAATCGAACGGATTCCCTGACGCTCGCATCTTTCGTCGCCGAACAGGGCACCCTCTACGTGGTGGGTGAACCGATCGAGGATCCGCGCACCCACCCGGGCGCGATGCCCTTGCTCACCGCGCTCGTCGCAAGCGTGGTCGAGCACGGCCGCCGCATGGCCGCACGGTCATCCGACGGTCGGCTCGACCCACCACTGAGCCTCGTCCTCGACGACATCGCGGCCGTCGCCCCGCTCCCCCGGCTCCCCGAACTCCTCGCCGACGGAGCCGCACAGGGCCTGCCGACCCTCGCCCTGATGCGCTCACGGGAACAGGCCAGGTCCCGCTGGCCCGACCCCCTCCCCACCGCCACCGCCTAG
- a CDS encoding GNAT family N-acetyltransferase, with amino-acid sequence MDFSIRVIRADEWEPSREIRLAALQDPVASIAFLDTYEDAVQRPDSFWQERAEGASDSGGGGVRQFVAETPDGRWVGTVTVLVERPTGEVRFGEAATVDQTHIVGVYVRPEARGAGVIDALFRAAVEWSWTLPEPAIAQVRLYVHEENARAAAFYRRFGFAPTGGKVAMPGDDGTYELEYAFPRP; translated from the coding sequence ATGGACTTTTCTATACGTGTGATCCGGGCCGACGAGTGGGAGCCGAGCCGCGAGATCCGGCTGGCCGCCCTCCAGGACCCGGTGGCCTCCATCGCCTTCCTCGACACCTACGAGGACGCCGTCCAGCGGCCCGACTCCTTCTGGCAGGAGCGCGCGGAGGGCGCGTCCGACAGCGGGGGCGGCGGGGTGCGGCAGTTCGTGGCCGAGACGCCGGACGGGCGCTGGGTCGGCACGGTGACCGTGCTGGTGGAGCGGCCGACGGGCGAGGTGCGGTTCGGCGAGGCGGCCACGGTCGACCAGACGCACATCGTGGGCGTGTACGTGCGGCCGGAGGCGCGCGGTGCCGGCGTGATCGACGCGCTGTTCCGGGCGGCCGTGGAGTGGTCCTGGACGCTGCCGGAGCCGGCGATCGCCCAGGTGCGGCTGTACGTCCACGAGGAGAACGCGCGTGCCGCGGCGTTCTACCGGCGGTTCGGCTTCGCGCCGACGGGCGGGAAGGTCGCGATGCCGGGGGACGACGGCACGTACGAGTTGGAGTACGCGTTCCCGCGTCCCTAG
- a CDS encoding ATP-binding cassette domain-containing protein: protein MIRAEELTKRYGTRTVVQDLSFTVRPGTVTGFLGPNGAGKSTTLRMLLGLDAPTRGRATIAGRAYAEHPAPLTRAGALLEARSLHPGRSARHHLTALALTHGIPRSRVAHVLAVTGLTEVADRRVKGFSLGMGQRLGIAAALLGDPAAVILDEPVNGLDPEGVRWIRTLLTSLAAEGRTVLVSSHLMGEMALTADHLIVIGKGRLLADTTVAELVRQAGGSTVKVVTPEADRLRGLLPGATRITVDPLDAPDTLHVSGLDAPEIGRAAATHGVPLYELTPQTASLEQAFMDLTHDSVEYQGAPA, encoded by the coding sequence ATGATCCGAGCGGAAGAACTCACCAAGCGCTACGGCACCCGAACGGTCGTCCAGGACCTCTCCTTCACCGTCCGCCCCGGCACCGTCACCGGCTTCCTCGGCCCCAACGGCGCGGGAAAGTCCACCACCCTGCGCATGCTCCTCGGCCTCGACGCCCCCACCCGCGGCCGCGCCACGATCGCCGGCCGCGCCTACGCCGAGCACCCGGCCCCGCTCACCCGGGCCGGCGCCCTCCTCGAAGCACGCTCCCTGCACCCGGGCCGCTCGGCCCGCCACCACCTCACGGCCCTCGCACTCACCCACGGCATCCCCCGCTCCCGCGTCGCCCACGTCCTGGCCGTCACCGGTCTCACCGAGGTCGCCGACCGCCGGGTGAAGGGCTTCTCCCTCGGCATGGGCCAACGCCTGGGCATCGCCGCCGCCCTCCTCGGCGACCCGGCCGCCGTCATCCTCGACGAGCCGGTCAACGGCCTCGACCCCGAGGGCGTGCGCTGGATCCGCACCCTCCTCACCTCGCTGGCCGCCGAAGGCCGCACGGTCCTGGTCTCCTCGCACCTGATGGGCGAGATGGCACTGACCGCCGACCACCTGATCGTCATCGGCAAGGGCCGGCTCCTCGCCGACACCACCGTCGCCGAACTCGTCCGCCAGGCCGGCGGCTCCACCGTCAAGGTCGTCACGCCCGAGGCCGACCGCCTGCGCGGGCTGCTCCCCGGCGCGACCCGCATCACCGTCGACCCCCTCGACGCCCCCGACACGCTCCACGTCTCGGGCCTGGACGCCCCGGAGATCGGCCGCGCCGCCGCGACCCACGGCGTACCGCTGTACGAACTCACCCCGCAGACCGCCTCCCTGGAGCAGGCGTTCATGGACCTCACCCACGACTCCGTCGAGTACCAGGGAGCCCCGGCATGA
- a CDS encoding ABC transporter permease, whose protein sequence is MTTPTTPTTPTTYPRVTHARVLHAEWHKLWTVRSTWATLLATVALVLGVGVLMGATYTSGGGDADVDTVVLTLYGSQLGAVSLAVLGILLTAGEYATGLARATFTAVPRRLPVLWAKAAAYTAAVLPLSLATALLTFTVAQVFLDDTDQAASLTDDGVLTALAGNAAGGTLLGLVALGLGAALRSVPGALGAFIGGVLVLPQVLATLPYAWVETAVRHFPVQAAGALGTATPAPGAPTPGAALLTLLLWAAAALAVPALSLRRRDV, encoded by the coding sequence ATGACCACCCCAACCACCCCCACCACACCCACCACGTACCCTCGCGTCACCCACGCCCGCGTCCTGCACGCCGAATGGCACAAGCTGTGGACGGTCCGCTCCACCTGGGCGACCCTCCTCGCCACGGTCGCCCTGGTCCTCGGCGTCGGCGTCCTGATGGGCGCCACGTACACCTCCGGCGGCGGCGACGCCGACGTCGACACGGTCGTCCTCACCCTGTACGGCTCGCAGCTCGGCGCGGTCTCCCTCGCCGTCCTCGGCATCCTGCTGACGGCGGGCGAGTACGCGACCGGCCTGGCCCGCGCCACGTTCACCGCCGTCCCGCGCCGCCTGCCGGTGCTGTGGGCGAAGGCCGCGGCCTACACGGCGGCCGTCCTCCCGCTCTCCCTCGCCACGGCGCTGCTGACCTTCACCGTGGCCCAGGTCTTCCTCGACGACACCGACCAGGCCGCCTCCCTCACCGACGACGGCGTCCTCACCGCACTCGCGGGCAACGCCGCGGGCGGCACCCTGCTGGGCCTCGTCGCCCTCGGCCTGGGCGCCGCGCTCCGCTCGGTACCGGGCGCGCTGGGCGCCTTCATCGGCGGAGTGCTGGTGCTGCCGCAGGTCCTCGCGACGCTCCCGTACGCGTGGGTGGAGACGGCCGTCCGCCACTTCCCCGTCCAGGCGGCCGGCGCCCTCGGCACGGCCACCCCGGCCCCCGGAGCACCCACGCCCGGCGCCGCACTCCTCACGCTGCTGCTGTGGGCGGCCGCGGCACTCGCCGTCCCCGCGCTGTCGCTGCGGCGCCGCGACGTATGA
- a CDS encoding sensor histidine kinase, with the protein MTTDLSGALNGLTSRVRDFDASRPRVWDAALALFWTGAALVDASGGWRSTAADPTVPAALVTGTTLAMTLPLYARRRHPAAVLAVLACAAVVSAASGAFLQAAYLQAIPLFHLARTRPPRALLSPAALLVAPLAVGAVRFPQDSWGSRLLPALLTYALAVLLGVTVRSREERRDREVRLAAASERARIAREMHDIIGHSLSVITGLADGGRYAAAKSPERAAQALDAIGITSREALADLRRLLGVLREDGGPTGVRDPQPTLADLEPLIAGVRGAGLPVRAELPPVDHALSPGAQLTVYRVVQEALTNTLKHAGPGAEATVELTYTRDALVATVTDTGKDTGKGTGKGTGTAPASGRASGRRTGTAGQGLAGMRERAALYDGTLECGQPPTGGWRVRLRLPREDSPS; encoded by the coding sequence ATGACCACGGACCTGAGCGGCGCCCTGAACGGACTGACCTCCCGGGTACGGGACTTCGACGCGTCCCGCCCCCGGGTGTGGGACGCGGCCCTGGCCCTGTTCTGGACGGGCGCCGCGCTCGTGGACGCGTCGGGCGGCTGGCGCAGCACCGCCGCCGACCCGACCGTCCCGGCCGCGCTGGTGACCGGCACGACCCTGGCGATGACGCTCCCGCTGTACGCGCGCCGCCGCCACCCCGCGGCCGTCCTCGCCGTACTGGCCTGCGCGGCCGTGGTCAGCGCCGCCTCGGGGGCCTTCCTCCAGGCCGCCTACCTCCAGGCGATCCCGCTCTTCCACCTCGCCCGCACCCGCCCGCCCCGCGCCCTGCTGTCCCCGGCCGCGCTCCTCGTGGCCCCCCTGGCCGTGGGCGCCGTCCGCTTCCCCCAGGACTCCTGGGGCAGCCGTCTCCTCCCCGCCCTCCTCACGTACGCCCTCGCCGTCCTCCTCGGCGTCACCGTCCGCTCCCGCGAGGAGCGGCGCGACCGTGAGGTCCGTCTGGCGGCGGCGTCCGAACGGGCCCGCATCGCCCGGGAGATGCACGACATCATCGGCCACAGCCTGTCGGTCATCACGGGCCTGGCCGACGGCGGCCGGTACGCGGCGGCCAAGAGCCCCGAACGCGCCGCCCAGGCCCTGGACGCCATCGGCATCACGAGCCGCGAGGCCCTGGCCGACCTCCGCCGCCTCCTCGGGGTGCTGCGGGAGGACGGCGGACCGACCGGGGTACGGGACCCCCAGCCGACCCTGGCGGATCTGGAACCCCTGATCGCCGGCGTACGCGGCGCGGGCCTCCCGGTCCGCGCCGAGCTGCCCCCGGTGGACCACGCGCTGTCCCCCGGAGCGCAGTTGACGGTCTATCGGGTGGTGCAGGAAGCCCTCACGAACACGCTGAAGCACGCGGGCCCGGGCGCGGAGGCGACGGTGGAGCTCACGTACACCCGGGACGCCCTGGTCGCCACGGTCACGGACACGGGCAAGGACACGGGCAAGGGCACGGGCAAGGGCACGGGGACGGCCCCGGCCTCGGGCAGGGCCTCGGGCAGGCGGACCGGCACGGCCGGTCAGGGCCTGGCCGGAATGCGCGAGCGCGCGGCGCTCTACGACGGCACACTCGAATGCGGCCAGCCGCCGACCGGCGGCTGGCGCGTTCGGCTCCGACTTCCCCGGGAGGACTCCCCCTCGTGA
- a CDS encoding response regulator transcription factor produces MTTVLIADDQAMQRFGFRMLLESQDDMTVVGEAANGTEAVRLVDRHRPDVVLMDVRMPGLDGIEATRRIVATGARTRVLIVTTFDQDAYAYDGLRAGASGFLVKDAQPEELLAGVRAVASGDAVVAPSLTRRLLDAYVHHLPASATARQPREQDPRLSALTDREREILTVIGQGWTNTEIATRLHLAESTVKTHVTRILSKTGSRDRVQAVILAYDTGLVQPA; encoded by the coding sequence GTGACGACCGTTCTCATCGCGGACGACCAGGCGATGCAGCGCTTCGGCTTCCGCATGCTGCTGGAGAGCCAGGACGACATGACCGTGGTCGGCGAGGCCGCGAACGGCACCGAGGCCGTCCGTCTCGTCGACCGGCACCGTCCGGACGTGGTCCTGATGGACGTCCGGATGCCGGGCCTGGACGGCATCGAGGCCACCCGCCGGATCGTCGCCACCGGCGCCCGCACCCGGGTCCTGATCGTCACCACCTTCGACCAGGACGCGTACGCGTACGACGGCCTGCGCGCCGGTGCGAGCGGCTTCCTGGTGAAGGACGCCCAGCCGGAGGAACTCCTCGCCGGCGTCCGCGCGGTGGCGAGCGGCGACGCTGTGGTGGCTCCGTCCCTGACCCGCCGTCTCCTGGACGCGTACGTGCACCACCTGCCGGCGTCGGCCACGGCACGGCAGCCCCGGGAGCAGGACCCTCGTCTGTCGGCCCTGACCGACCGGGAACGCGAGATCCTCACGGTCATCGGCCAGGGCTGGACCAACACGGAGATCGCCACCCGGCTGCACCTGGCCGAGTCCACGGTGAAGACCCACGTGACCCGGATCCTGTCGAAGACGGGCTCCCGCGACCGGGTCCAGGCCGTCATCCTGGCCTACGACACGGGCCTGGTACAGCCGGCCTGA